One part of the Arabidopsis thaliana chromosome 4, partial sequence genome encodes these proteins:
- a CDS encoding target of trans acting-siR480/255 protein (unknown protein; BEST Arabidopsis thaliana protein match is: unknown protein (TAIR:AT4G29770.2); Has 63 Blast hits to 63 proteins in 2 species: Archae - 0; Bacteria - 0; Metazoa - 0; Fungi - 0; Plants - 63; Viruses - 0; Other Eukaryotes - 0 (source: NCBI BLink).) gives MAERLLQSMSRVAGRCHPDCVKASDEQEDYHASQNAALVAVNLISSARLILKLDAEFTEYSAQFLMDNAGKEDDPGEVDQQRNQVTTENCLRYLAENVWTKKENGQGGMDQQRPVLTVKDCLELAFKKGLPRREHWAHLGCTFKAPPFACQIPRVPVKGEVVEVKTFDEAFKLLVHQPIGAKLHLFSPQIDNVGEGVYKGLTTGNETHYVGLRDVLIASVEEFEGDSVAIVKICYKKKLSFIKVSLSVRFLSVAHDGDKSKFIAPTGLLVDFCVPRLSIN, from the exons ATGGCTGAGCGATTATTACAATCTATGTCAAGGGTGGCTGGCCGATGTCATCCAGATTGCGTAAAAGCAAGTGATGAGCAAGAAGATTACC ATGCATCTCAAAATGCAGCTTTGGTAGCTGTGAATCTGATTAGCTCTGCAAGGTTAATACTGAAACTCGACGCTGAGTTTACTGAGTACTCAGCTCAGTTTTTGATGGACAATGCTGGAAAGGAAGACGACCCGGGAGAAGTGGATCAACAACGCAATCAGGTCACGACCGAAAACTGCCTTCGCTACTTGGCCGAAAACGTTTGGACCAAGAAGGAAAATGGGCAGGGAGGAATGGATCAACAACGCCCTGTGCTCACTGTCAAAGACTGCTTGGAACTTGCTTTTAAAAAAGGGCTGCCGAGAAGAGAACACTGGGCACATTTGGGATGTACCTTCAAGGCTCCCCCATTTGCTTGTCAGATACCTCGCGTTCCTGTGAAAGGAGAAGTGGTTGAGGTTAAGACTTTTGATGAAGCATTCAAGCTGTTGGTGCATCAACCCATTGGAGCAAAACTGCATTTGTTCAGTCCGCAGATTGATAATGTTGGAGAG GGAGTTTACAAAGGCCTCACGACAGGTAATGAAACACACTATGTTGGACTTAGAGATGTGCTAATAGCTTCAGTGGAGGAGTTCGAGGGAGATTCTGTTGCTATTGTGAAGATCTGctacaagaagaagctttcaTTTATCAAAGTGTCTTTGAGCGTTAGGTTTCTCTCAGTAGCACATGATGGTGATAAGTCTAAGTTCATAGCGCCAACAGGTCTGCTTGTTGACTTCTGTGTC
- a CDS encoding CRS1 / YhbY (CRM) domain-containing protein — protein MALCQFPLNLHTISSSTSSSPRFRRLQPLDTSTKPNFLIRRLRFHSFNHPVRFHTRELSVITATIDIDTHQRKKTKRKPKPGFFEEISDKWSSRISPKTEKLPWQKQEEQIQHHEDEEDEEGDESSSNLSSGNGLSDKRTDSNRLYSANEPWSFPRPSGYMSAPWVNNGGSKGVNFTTSSEQGIQSSSFHDVTTVDRYRRDNDSSDRAVDSDLDDGERGMIDSGNNKGIWRTRKSNTVEAERIVPEHELKRLRNVALRMVERVKVGSAGITQALVEAIHEKWEVDEVVKLKFSEPYSLNMKRTHEVLEKKTGGLVIWRSGSSVVLYRGISYKLKCVQTFIKQNNLEANPEIHRSVEARDYVQEDGNYPKNVPKEQLSELCELNDLLDEVGPRFHDWTGCAPFPVDADLLPGYVEGYRCPFRILPQGVKPCLSNTEMTEMRRLARTSPPHFALGRSRELQGLAKAMVKLWAKSAIAKIAIKRGVENTRNERMAEELKRLTRGVLVSRNKEYIVFYRGNDFMPPAVAEALTERQKEITEVLQAKEDQAREMASTRATLTSQAKSPKTQLLAGTLAETIAASSRWAPNASSVDIEELKRESASIKRAALIRDLELRLLYGKQKLRRAERDLAKVQKDLDPSELPTDSEIITEEERLLYRKIGLSMDPFLLLGRREVYDGTIENMHLHWKHRELVKVIVRGKSLPQVKHIAISLEAESGGVLVSVDKTMKGYAIILYRGKNYQMPFRLRPSNLLTRKKAFARSIELQRREALKYHVADLEERIELLKTGQDDDMETRNKSDEEEENLYLRVDESDFSSDEVK, from the exons ATGGCGCTTTGTCAATTCCCACTGAATCTTCACACTATCTcctcatcaacatcttcatctCCTCGATTCCGTCGTCTTCAACCTCTAGATACCTCTACAAAGCCCAATTTTCTTATTCGTAGACTCAGATTTCATAGCTTCAATCACCCAGTTCGGTTTCACACCCGAGAATTGAGTGTCATCACAGCCACCATTGACATCGACACTCaccagaggaagaagacgaagagaaaACCTAAACCAGGTTTTTTCGAAGAAATTAGTGATAAATGGTCTTCACGTATCAGCCCCAAAACCGAGAAATTGCCATGGCAGAAGCAAGAAGAGCAAATTCAACATcacgaagacgaagaagatgaggaaggaGATGAATCAAGttcaaatctttcttctgGGAATGGTTTATCTGATAAGAGAACCGATTCCAATCGTCTCTATTCGGCGAATGAGCCGTGGAGTTTCCCAAGACCAAGCGGATACATGTCTGCTCCATGGGTTAACAATGGTGGGTCTAAAGGTGTTAACTTTACGACTAGCTCCGAGCAAGGAATTCAAAGTTCGAGTTTTCACGATGTTACTACTGTAGATAGATATAGAAGGGATAACGATTCTAGCGATAGAGCTGTAGATTCAGATTTAGATGATGGTGAAAGAGGGATGATAGATTCAGGGAATAATAAGGGAATATGGAGAACGAGGAAGAGTAATACAGTAGAAGCTGAGAGGATTGTACCAGAACATGAGCTGAAAAGGTTGAGGAATGTAGCTTTGAGAATGGTTGAGAGAGTAAAAGTAGGTTCTGCAGGAATTACGCAGGCGCTTGTTGAAGCTATTCATGAGAAATGGGAGGTTGATGAAGTTGTGAAGTTGAAATTTAGTGAGCCTTATTCTCTTAATATGAAGAGAACTCATGAAGTTTTGGAG AAGAAAACTGGGGGATTAGTGATATGGAGGTCAGGAAGCTCGGTTGTGTTATACAGAGGAATAAGTTATAAGCTCAAGTGTGTTCAAACATTTATTAAACAGAACAATCTCGAGGCAAACCCTGAGATCCATCGAAGTGTAGAGGCAAGGGATTACGTACAAGAGGATGGGAATTACCCGAAGAATGTACCTAAAGAACAATTATCCGAGCTATGTGAACTGAATGATTTGCTGGACGAGGTTGGTCCAAGGTTTCATGATTGGACAGGGTGTGCTCCGTTTCCTGTTGATGCAGACTTGCTTCCTGGATACGTTGAAGGATATAGGTGTCCGTTTAGGATTCTTCCGCAAGGAGTAAAACCTTGTTTGTCTAACACGGAAATGACAGAAATGCGTCGGCTTGCTAGGACAAGCCCTCCACATTTTGCTCTGG GGAGGAGCAGAGAGTTACAAGGTCTGGCTAAGGCAATGGTAAAGCTATGGGCAAAAAGTGCGATCGCCAAAATAGCAATCAAACGCGGTGTAGAAAATACGCGGAATGAGAGAATGGCAGAAGAACTTAAG AGACTTACCCGCGGTGTACTTGTTTCGAGAAACAAGGAGTATATTGTCTTCTACAGAGGTAATGACTTCATGCCTCCTGCAGTGGCAGAGGCATTGACCGAGAGGCAAAAGGAGATAACAGAAGTTCTTCAAGCCAAGGAGGATCAAGCCCGGGAAATGGCTTCAACAAGAGCCACACTCACATCACAAGCCAAATCGCCTAAAACCCAATTACTCGCTGGAACTCTTGCTGAGACTATAGCTGCAAGTTCTCGGTGGGCACCAAATGCAAGCAGCGTTGATATTGAGGAGTTAAAGAGAGAATCAGCTTCCATCAAAAGAGCTGCATTGATTAGAGATCTCGAGCTAAGGCTTCTTTAT GGAAAGCAAAAGTTGAGAAGAGCTGAGAGAGATTTAGCTAAAGTGCAGAAGGATCTTGACCCATCGGAACTCCCAACTGATTCAGAAATAAtcacagaagaagagagacttCTTTACCGCAAAATTGGTTTGAGTATGGATCCGTTTCTTCTCTTAG GAAGACGAGAGGTGTATGATGGTACCATAGAGAACATGCATTTACACTGGAAACATCGGGAGCTTGTAAAAGTGATAGTTAGAGGCAAATCTCTTCCACAAGTCAAACATATCGCCATCTCTTTGGAGGCTGAGAGTGGAGGAGTATTGGTATCCGTTGATAAAACCATGAAAGGCTATGCGATTATACTCTATCGCGGAAAGAATTATCAGATGCCATTTCGGCTTAGGCCTTCAAACTTATTGACGAGAAAAAAGGCTTTTGCTCGATCCATTGAGcttcaaagaagagaa GCACTGAAGTATCATGTTGCAGACCTAGAGGAACGGATTGAGCTGTTGAAGACCGGACAG GACGACGATATGGAAACCCGCAACAAAAgtgatgaagaggaagagaactTGTATTTGAGAGTCGATGAATCTGATTTTTCTTCTGACGAGGTGAAATGA
- a CDS encoding CRS1 / YhbY (CRM) domain-containing protein (CRS1 / YhbY (CRM) domain-containing protein; FUNCTIONS IN: RNA binding; LOCATED IN: chloroplast; EXPRESSED IN: 22 plant structures; EXPRESSED DURING: 13 growth stages; CONTAINS InterPro DOMAIN/s: RNA-binding, CRM domain (InterPro:IPR001890); BEST Arabidopsis thaliana protein match is: CRM family member 3A (TAIR:AT3G23070.1); Has 408 Blast hits to 338 proteins in 45 species: Archae - 2; Bacteria - 2; Metazoa - 32; Fungi - 6; Plants - 353; Viruses - 0; Other Eukaryotes - 13 (source: NCBI BLink).), whose translation MALCQFPLNLHTISSSTSSSPRFRRLQPLDTSTKPNFLIRRLRFHSFNHPVRFHTRELSVITATIDIDTHQRKKTKRKPKPGFFEEISDKWSSRISPKTEKLPWQKQEEQIQHHEDEEDEEGDESSSNLSSGNGLSDKRTDSNRLYSANEPWSFPRPSGYMSAPWVNNGGSKGVNFTTSSEQGIQSSSFHDVTTVDRYRRDNDSSDRAVDSDLDDGERGMIDSGNNKGIWRTRKSNTVEAERIVPEHELKRLRNVALRMVERVKVGSAGITQALVEAIHEKWEVDEVVKLKFSEPYSLNMKRTHEVLEKKTGGLVIWRSGSSVVLYRGISYKLKCVQTFIKQNNLEANPEIHRSVEARDYVQEDGNYPKNVPKEQLSELCELNDLLDEVGPRFHDWTGCAPFPVDADLLPGYVEGYRCPFRILPQGVKPCLSNTEMTEMRRLARTSPPHFALGRSRELQGLAKAMVKLWAKSAIAKIAIKRGVENTRNERMAEELKRLTRGVLVSRNKEYIVFYRGNDFMPPAVAEALTERQKEITEVLQAKEDQAREMASTRATLTSQAKSPKTQLLAGTLAETIAASSRWAPNASSVDIEELKRESASIKRAALIRDLELRLLYGKQKLRRAERDLAKVQKDLDPSELPTDSEIITEEERLLYRKIGLSMDPFLLLGRREVYDGTIENMHLHWKHRELVKVIVRGKSLPQVKHIAISLEAESGGVLVSVDKTMKGYAIILYRGKNYQMPFRLRPSNLLTRKKAFARSIELQRREALKYHVADLEERIELLKTGQDDDMETRNKSDEEEENLYLRVDESDFSSDEDESLEWESEKNETFLSSEGKEEEEA comes from the exons ATGGCGCTTTGTCAATTCCCACTGAATCTTCACACTATCTcctcatcaacatcttcatctCCTCGATTCCGTCGTCTTCAACCTCTAGATACCTCTACAAAGCCCAATTTTCTTATTCGTAGACTCAGATTTCATAGCTTCAATCACCCAGTTCGGTTTCACACCCGAGAATTGAGTGTCATCACAGCCACCATTGACATCGACACTCaccagaggaagaagacgaagagaaaACCTAAACCAGGTTTTTTCGAAGAAATTAGTGATAAATGGTCTTCACGTATCAGCCCCAAAACCGAGAAATTGCCATGGCAGAAGCAAGAAGAGCAAATTCAACATcacgaagacgaagaagatgaggaaggaGATGAATCAAGttcaaatctttcttctgGGAATGGTTTATCTGATAAGAGAACCGATTCCAATCGTCTCTATTCGGCGAATGAGCCGTGGAGTTTCCCAAGACCAAGCGGATACATGTCTGCTCCATGGGTTAACAATGGTGGGTCTAAAGGTGTTAACTTTACGACTAGCTCCGAGCAAGGAATTCAAAGTTCGAGTTTTCACGATGTTACTACTGTAGATAGATATAGAAGGGATAACGATTCTAGCGATAGAGCTGTAGATTCAGATTTAGATGATGGTGAAAGAGGGATGATAGATTCAGGGAATAATAAGGGAATATGGAGAACGAGGAAGAGTAATACAGTAGAAGCTGAGAGGATTGTACCAGAACATGAGCTGAAAAGGTTGAGGAATGTAGCTTTGAGAATGGTTGAGAGAGTAAAAGTAGGTTCTGCAGGAATTACGCAGGCGCTTGTTGAAGCTATTCATGAGAAATGGGAGGTTGATGAAGTTGTGAAGTTGAAATTTAGTGAGCCTTATTCTCTTAATATGAAGAGAACTCATGAAGTTTTGGAG AAGAAAACTGGGGGATTAGTGATATGGAGGTCAGGAAGCTCGGTTGTGTTATACAGAGGAATAAGTTATAAGCTCAAGTGTGTTCAAACATTTATTAAACAGAACAATCTCGAGGCAAACCCTGAGATCCATCGAAGTGTAGAGGCAAGGGATTACGTACAAGAGGATGGGAATTACCCGAAGAATGTACCTAAAGAACAATTATCCGAGCTATGTGAACTGAATGATTTGCTGGACGAGGTTGGTCCAAGGTTTCATGATTGGACAGGGTGTGCTCCGTTTCCTGTTGATGCAGACTTGCTTCCTGGATACGTTGAAGGATATAGGTGTCCGTTTAGGATTCTTCCGCAAGGAGTAAAACCTTGTTTGTCTAACACGGAAATGACAGAAATGCGTCGGCTTGCTAGGACAAGCCCTCCACATTTTGCTCTGG GGAGGAGCAGAGAGTTACAAGGTCTGGCTAAGGCAATGGTAAAGCTATGGGCAAAAAGTGCGATCGCCAAAATAGCAATCAAACGCGGTGTAGAAAATACGCGGAATGAGAGAATGGCAGAAGAACTTAAG AGACTTACCCGCGGTGTACTTGTTTCGAGAAACAAGGAGTATATTGTCTTCTACAGAGGTAATGACTTCATGCCTCCTGCAGTGGCAGAGGCATTGACCGAGAGGCAAAAGGAGATAACAGAAGTTCTTCAAGCCAAGGAGGATCAAGCCCGGGAAATGGCTTCAACAAGAGCCACACTCACATCACAAGCCAAATCGCCTAAAACCCAATTACTCGCTGGAACTCTTGCTGAGACTATAGCTGCAAGTTCTCGGTGGGCACCAAATGCAAGCAGCGTTGATATTGAGGAGTTAAAGAGAGAATCAGCTTCCATCAAAAGAGCTGCATTGATTAGAGATCTCGAGCTAAGGCTTCTTTAT GGAAAGCAAAAGTTGAGAAGAGCTGAGAGAGATTTAGCTAAAGTGCAGAAGGATCTTGACCCATCGGAACTCCCAACTGATTCAGAAATAAtcacagaagaagagagacttCTTTACCGCAAAATTGGTTTGAGTATGGATCCGTTTCTTCTCTTAG GAAGACGAGAGGTGTATGATGGTACCATAGAGAACATGCATTTACACTGGAAACATCGGGAGCTTGTAAAAGTGATAGTTAGAGGCAAATCTCTTCCACAAGTCAAACATATCGCCATCTCTTTGGAGGCTGAGAGTGGAGGAGTATTGGTATCCGTTGATAAAACCATGAAAGGCTATGCGATTATACTCTATCGCGGAAAGAATTATCAGATGCCATTTCGGCTTAGGCCTTCAAACTTATTGACGAGAAAAAAGGCTTTTGCTCGATCCATTGAGcttcaaagaagagaa GCACTGAAGTATCATGTTGCAGACCTAGAGGAACGGATTGAGCTGTTGAAGACCGGACAG GACGACGATATGGAAACCCGCAACAAAAgtgatgaagaggaagagaactTGTATTTGAGAGTCGATGAATCTGATTTTTCTTCTGACGAG GATGAATCTCTGGAATGGGAGTCagaaaagaatgaaactttCTTATCATCAgagggaaaagaagaagaagaagcatga